Part of the Drosophila kikkawai strain 14028-0561.14 chromosome 3L, DkikHiC1v2, whole genome shotgun sequence genome is shown below.
tgagaagacccccttaatgtTTTGCACTTATTCCAAGCCTGCGCTTGTGTCTTGGTGTCATTGGCATCTCGGGCCAGGCAATGGTGCCAGAGTCTCGGTGGCAATTTTCGTTTCGTCTCCCACAGACACCGCGGGAGTTCCGGTGAGAATCCCTCAAAGGCGGATGCATCTAAATAGCTCTTCAGTCGCTCGTTGCTGGCAGGACGTCATCTGGATGTCTAATTTGCTTTTCTAGGGTCGTTCACCGTCAGTTTTAAATGAGCATTGGAGCAGACtttcttaaaattcaaaataaaataaatttaattttacataaaCGTGAAAAAGATTTTACTGTGAGCATAGGAATAGTGATTTTCATAGAATAgaagaatatttaatattataaatgacACTAAagttataacaaaaaaaaaaaacatatgtaTTTACTATTAATTGTCGTTATCGAAAGATATcgaaaagtaaaatttattgtcttaaattttataactCCTCAGTCTTGGAaattacatatgtacatatgacatttaagttttttttctttttgtcttTTATTGGGTGACCCTTTGACCTGTCTGCAGCAGCACTGAACTTCTCCGAGAAAGTACTAATTGTCTCATTTAATTGAAGCAACACGCCTTTCATACactaaactaaataaatttccaaaaaattaaaaagaaatgttAAGGTTAAGTTAAAAAGGAGGGATTAACTGTGTGAGTTTAAAATTAGTCTACAAATTTGGCCCAATCGtaagctttttaattttaagtattgTATACATAATTATAACAACTAGAAACAACTAAAAGggaatatatacaaaaaaagtccaatattcttttaattttttagaaataggGATATAAAAATAGAGTACAATTGCATACTTAATTATGTACTCCggtaaaaattgcacaacaATATACTAAAAAGTAAtcgtttcaattaaaattatcatatatttataatttaaaattttaaaatttaaaataaaaaaaaaatcaaatgatttttattttaatggaaatgaaaattgtATGTGAAGGgattttagtaaaaaaaaaaacgaactgGTTTGTTCAAGTTCTTCTTGATAATTTCTTTCACTGTAAACATTTCGTATAAAGAGAATCAGTAAGCGGAGAGACGCTCTTTAAGTGAGAATTAAACAAAGCCAGTTATCTTTTTAACGCTCTGAGAGTCGCCCCGCTCGAAGGCACAGCCCATTCATAGCTCTCTAAACTCTGACTTTTCTACGGGAACGTCATTTGTTGTTCGTTGGTTTTACTATAAAgactaattatatttattggtAGCTCTCGGTTGTGAACATATTATATGTGAGCATGTGATTCATCTTTATAGGcctctaaaaaattaaacaactaaAACATTTCCCCCAATTTCGAAAAGCTCTCGAAGCGATTCAGTCATCGCTGTGCAATATGCCGGGCAAGAGTAACAACCGCGACCGCATCCGCGATCCACGCGAGGAGATTCTACTCGAGACGAATTTCGAGGACGATGGCGGAGTCATGACACGCGCCTACAATGGGAATCCATACAATCCGTCCATCCAGAACAGGCGAAGAAATTCGTACCGATCGGATCACTCCTTGGACAGGTACACAGAGCGCGGCGGCGAAGGTACGATCCGAAATCAGggatttttacattttctgcgGCACCAAAAAGTAAACCATTTCACTCTGAAAGAGTTGTGTGTATGTATACACTCTGTCGCTTAAATCGCTTTATGTGAATCACTGGACGCCACCAGTCAGTCGCTGGTTCACCTGTTATCTTATCACTGTATTTTCCCCTTAATGCTTGCACAAGCAACTGGTGTATATTATGTATTTGTGTGATATATCATGCCCATATGTAACTGTGCTTCACCTATGTATATCTCACCTGCACTTCTTTTCTAAtgcttacattttattttatttttgtagcaGCTATACTTTATTATCTTCGAACTgccaatatataataaaactatcaccaaaacaagaaaggaagctaacttcggcacaccgaagtttgtatacccttgcagattggttttgatatttatattataaatttaaatgcttaaaacacacacaaaacagagtttcattacattttacctagacttattatgtttacagtttgacggttacagttttacattcccagctttacattttctctacatctaccgatcgcttctatggcagctatatgatatagttgtccgatttttatgaaatttataccataattctagaataataaaaaaagcttatatctcagagtagataaacatacgttggaaaacaacgaagctataatttttttcctatttatttctcgatcgttcctatggcagctatatcatatagtcgtccgattttcataaaatttttaccaaaattctataataatatagaatggccatatctaaaaaattgtgcaaaaatgttgaaaaacagcaaagttataattttttttctacaaatatatcgaacatttgtatggcagctatatgatatagtcgtccgatccggcccgttccgacatatatagcagtgagagtatatagaagactatatgcaatgtttcattcagatagctttaaaactgagggactagtttgcgtagaaacagacagacagacagacggacagacagacagacggacagacggacagacagacagacggacagacggacagacggacatggctagatcgactcggctgttgatgctgatcaagaatatgtatactttatagcagcgatgggcacgccgtggctcaatttgctcacgctgctcaaaccgttatcttttttcggaggcgccagcatgtcgcacaattgcagacgcacaagtgcagtgctcgcgatcagcgaaccgtgaagatttacaaaaacaaccacactgacctttggcgcaggtagcgagcccatcgccgcgatcccgagtttgcaacaacaaaacacaagcgacccgaactcgcacatcgtcccaaaaacaagaacaattttaaagggaattGTGCGGCTagcgttgacttctgcactaaagaaaaaagattggattttttttgcagtcgtttttcttaggcggacataaatgcacgcaaaaatggctgaagatattgatctactcaaaaagtttttgtcagtgttttttttttggctcgcacattctgtgtgtcgcgtgggTGCGACCCTTCGcaacgctgggggttgttgctgttttttttttttcagcgagctgctgctcaaaccgttagatctcgtgcccatcgctgctttatagggtcggaaacgtctccttcactgcgttgcaaacttctgactgaaattataataccctgcaagggtataaatatacataaaacatACACAAAATAGGAAATGTTTCATTGGTATTGTTTTTcgctttgattttaaaaattatacaaataattatatgatatctgaatttattttgtatcttAGCccaattctaaaaaaaatgctcatatctcaaagttgataaaaatatgttgaaaatgtccgatccggcccgatCCTTCCTTACTTGTTTTTATTGAGTTCTTCAATAATTTCCAGAACTGTAAATCAAGTCCCTAAGGATTCAAAATTTATTAGGCTCCGttggaaaaaatgtttatcCCAAAAGCAACAATTTTAGTTATTATGCTTCGATGCATTAAATCTTTGGGGATTTCGAAttccctttaaatattttcaaattaagaAGGGCTTTCCATTTTATCGTAATGttatcaattttttataaGCTGTGTACCATTGAGAAATTAATGTTAAGTCCCTCTGGACTTATGTTCAGCAATCtccaaacatttttttttacacatttgAAAATGcgtaaatgtaaaaaaacaacaaaacactaTTTCCAAGTTTAAAATCGAGTAATCAAATTCTCCGTTATTGCTGCTATTGAAATCTTGTTAGGAGTATTGCAGTGTTTGGTGATTGATTTCGgtatcgttcctatgacagtTATATGATAGTCgtccaatttttaaaattataacagaaattttgaaataatacagAAGACCATATCTTAAAgaagatgaaaatatgttgaaaaacagcaaagttatattttttttaaacaaattttcggATAGTTTCTATGGCAGGTTTATGATATAGCCCCTCCAGTACGACCCGGTACTGGGGGATTAGTTTGCATAGCTGTTGgcgctgatcaagaatatataaactttatagGGTGGGAAATTTTTCCTtgactgcgttgcaaacttctgccTGAATTTATATTACCTTTCCGCggtataaaaatatctacATATCATATTTCTGACTTTTCTTAgcaaaattactttaaattacTTTCACAAAAAGACAATGCAACATATAGAACATTGCTAGTTTCGCAAAAGGAAAGGAGCCTTTGGTGCTAAATATTGAACAAATTGTTCTGTACATAATAAGTAAAacgaaatgcaaataaaagttAGTATTTGTTTGTCGTATattacaatattatttttgtttcaaaatATTACACATTAGTATTGATATATTGATCTTGGGATATATTTACCTCACAACTCTGTTTATCTTTCCAGGAGAATGCTGTCAATCGTGCATGGCGCGTATACCCTACGCCACTTTGATTGCCACTCTCATGTGCCTCCTAGGCGTGGGCATCTTTTGCTTCACCATGTACCGAGGAGCCTCACTCACCGTCATAATGTTTGATCAAGTCTTTCATTTGCGGCTGATATGGCAAGTAGTAGTTATTAGCACAGGTTGAATATATTTGAATTTCCTCTTCCACTCCTAACAGGATCGAGGCAGTGCAAATGATATTTGTCATAATTGGTGCTGGGATGGCTGCCCTCGGATTTATGATATTATTCGTTGGCTTCTTGGCCACCGGATCCACCAGATACAAGGTTTACAGGGCGTGGCGATCACGAGTGGGCGGTCGAATCTCCTGCGCAGTTCTTATGGGGATCACATATCTTCTCAACTTTGTGTGGAGTTTAATCCTCTGTTTTCTGGTTGTAGTCACCTTTATTTACACGATGTTTTGGAACATGTGCTCGAGTGTGGAGCACTCTCAAAGTTGCATTGATTTGACACAATTCCGTAAGTAGTAAAAGAGCGGAAGTTttacttataaataaatttatatatatattgttggATGACCTTACAGATTTCATGTTTCCGCCAAACACAAAACTTGAGGATATGAAGGTCTGCGAAAAGTACGAGATCAAGGCGTTCTGTAAGGACGGCGTCGAGAACGCCGAAGTCATGTTCATATTGGCCACCCTGTCTACTCTGTTAGTCATCCTTAGTCTTGTCCATTATTTGATGTGTCTCTCCGCCAATTATGCCCATATTCGGGACCACGAAAAGTTTCAGGAGCTACAGGAAATCCAAAACCTCAACGAGCTGGAGTACAGCGCCACGTCGAAGGATCGATTCTAGGATATATTTCAGAAGATTCAATTTGAGCTTAAGGACAAGCCTAGCGCTATTTGAGACATTGACACTTTATACAACGAACACTGAGCTAGATTTCAGCAAAAGCCAACTATCTATAGTTTGTCTTAAGAATAAAGTTGTGTTCAATGCTTTTTATGTTCATTTAATGAGTTAGTtgcttatatttaatttatattcaaatccGTTCAATCAAAAGAAAGGTCCCACTGAAATTCCACTCTGTACAATCTTCGATTTCCGTCCATTAACTTAAGTTAGTATACCCCACTTAATTATAGTTCAATCATGAAATTATGTTGTTAGTTTGTTATCATCCTGCAGACGAAAAAAATCCATTCAAACATAATAAATGCACACGCTTATGCTCAAATTGATTCTTCTGAATTGCCGAATgcattaaatacaaaaacgTTAGTTAATTGGAACTTATTTCCTATCACATAGTGTAATTCATCTGTGCGCGGACTACCATCAATATCTGTACAAGAAATTACCTTAACATGTATTAACATCACTCATGCATCTATAGTTGTAAAGCAATACGAATCCTGCCGTAGTAAATCTTTAAGTACGGCAGTCGGAGTTTAAACAGAATCGAATGGATTTTAATTGACTAATctaagtataaatatatttaccttgtattttaataatacattattttattagtaatttagtatatacacatacatacataataattataatactaatatattttatactacACTTTTCCTTCCCTAAAAGTATACAAAAATGAGGGATTATGGAGTGTTGTTTACATGTAGAacttaaaatgtgaaataaaggattcttaaaaaaaaacggattGTTCTTTTTGCTAatattttctctgtgtatCATTCAATGCAGAATGTTCATGAACATAAATACATCTTATTagttaaggggggacatctgagtaactggcaaaaaaaagcccattttctagaatttttttggccaaatgaaaaagccaatcga
Proteins encoded:
- the M6 gene encoding neuronal membrane glycoprotein M6-a isoform X1; its protein translation is MALEAIQSSLCNMPGKSNNRDRIRDPREEILLETNFEDDGGVMTRAYNGNPYNPSIQNRRRNSYRSDHSLDRYTERGGEGECCQSCMARIPYATLIATLMCLLGVGIFCFTMYRGASLTVIMFDQVFHLRLIWIEAVQMIFVIIGAGMAALGFMILFVGFLATGSTRYKVYRAWRSRVGGRISCAVLMGITYLLNFVWSLILCFLVVVTFIYTMFWNMCSSVEHSQSCIDLTQFHFMFPPNTKLEDMKVCEKYEIKAFCKDGVENAEVMFILATLSTLLVILSLVHYLMCLSANYAHIRDHEKFQELQEIQNLNELEYSATSKDRF
- the M6 gene encoding neuronal membrane glycoprotein M6-a isoform X2, whose translation is MPGKSNNRDRIRDPREEILLETNFEDDGGVMTRAYNGNPYNPSIQNRRRNSYRSDHSLDRYTERGGEGECCQSCMARIPYATLIATLMCLLGVGIFCFTMYRGASLTVIMFDQVFHLRLIWIEAVQMIFVIIGAGMAALGFMILFVGFLATGSTRYKVYRAWRSRVGGRISCAVLMGITYLLNFVWSLILCFLVVVTFIYTMFWNMCSSVEHSQSCIDLTQFHFMFPPNTKLEDMKVCEKYEIKAFCKDGVENAEVMFILATLSTLLVILSLVHYLMCLSANYAHIRDHEKFQELQEIQNLNELEYSATSKDRF
- the M6 gene encoding neuronal membrane glycoprotein M6-a isoform X3, which codes for MGECCQSCMARIPYATLIATLMCLLGVGIFCFTMYRGASLTVIMFDQVFHLRLIWIEAVQMIFVIIGAGMAALGFMILFVGFLATGSTRYKVYRAWRSRVGGRISCAVLMGITYLLNFVWSLILCFLVVVTFIYTMFWNMCSSVEHSQSCIDLTQFHFMFPPNTKLEDMKVCEKYEIKAFCKDGVENAEVMFILATLSTLLVILSLVHYLMCLSANYAHIRDHEKFQELQEIQNLNELEYSATSKDRF